The proteins below are encoded in one region of Pongo pygmaeus isolate AG05252 chromosome 20, NHGRI_mPonPyg2-v2.0_pri, whole genome shotgun sequence:
- the ZNF709 gene encoding zinc finger protein 709 isoform X3, with the protein MDSVVFEDVAVNFTQEEWALLGPSQKKLYRDVMQETFVNLASIGENWEEKNIEDHKNQGRKLRSHMVERLCERKEGSQFGETISQTPNPKPNKKTFTRVKPYECSVCGKDYMCHSSLNRHMRSHAEHRSYEYHKYGEKSYECKECGKRFSFRSSFRIHERTHTGEKPYKCKQCGKAFSWPSSFQIHERTHTGEKPYECKECGKAFIYHTTFRGHMRMHTGEKPYKCKECGKTFSHPSSFRNHERTHSGEKPYECKQCGKAFRYYQTFQIHERTHTGEKPYQCKQCGKALSCPTSFRSHERIHTGEKPYKCKKCGKAFSFPSSFRKHERIHTGEKPYDCKECGKAFISLPSYRRHMIMHTGNGPYKCKECGKAFDCPSSFQIHERTHTGEKPYECKQCGKAFSCSSSFRMHERTHTGEKPHECKQCGKAFSCSSSVRIHERTHTGEKPYECKQCGKAFSCSSSFRMHERIHTGEKPYECKQCGKAFSFSSSFRMHERTHTGEKPYECKQCGKAFSCSSSFRMHERTHTGEKPYECKQCGKAFSCSSSIRIHERTHTGEKPYECKQCGKAFSCSSSVRMHERTHTGVKPYECKQCDKAFSCSRSFRIHERTHTGEKPYACQQCGKAFKCSRSFRIHERVHSGE; encoded by the exons GACTCAGTGGTCTTTGAGGATGTGGCTGTGAACTTCACCCAGGAGGAGTGGGCTTTGCTGGGTCCCTCTCAGAAGAAACTCTACAGAGATGTGATGCAAGAAACCTTTGTTAACTTGGCCTCTATAG GGGAAAACTGGGAGGAGAAGAACATTGAAGATCACAAAAATCAGGGGAGAAAGCTAAG aagTCATATGGTAGAGAGGCTCTGTGAAAGGAAAGAAGGTAGTCAGTTTGGAGAAACCATCAGTCAGACTCCAAATCCTAAACCAAACAAGAAAACTTTTACTAGAGTAAAACCATATGAATGTAGTGTGTGTGGAAAGGACTATATGTGTCATTCATCTCTTAATAGGCACATGAGATCTCATGCTGAACATAGATCATATGAGTATCACAAATACGGAGAGAAATcatatgaatgtaaggaatgtgggaaaagaTTCAGCTTTCGAAGTTCATTTCGAATACATgaaagaactcacactggagagaaaccctataaatgtaaaCAGTGTGGTAAGGCTTTCAGTTGGCCCAGTTCCTTTCAAATACATGAAAgaactcatactggagagaaaccttatgaatgtaaggaatgtgggaaggccttcatTTATCACACAACCTTTCGAGGACACATGAGAATgcacacaggggagaaaccctataaatgtaaaGAATGCGGGAAAACGTTCAGTCATCCCAGTTCTTTTCGAAATCATGAAAGAACTCActctggagagaaaccctatgaatgtaaacaATGTGGAAAAGCTTTCAGATATTACCAAACCTTTCAAATACATGAAAGGACTCACACTGGGGAAAAACCCTATCAGTGTAAGCAATGTGGTAAAGCTCTTAGTTGTCCCACATCCTTTCGAAGTCATGAAAGgattcacactggagaaaaaccctataaatgtaaaaaatgtggcaaagccttcagTTTTCCTAGTTCCtttagaaaacatgaaagaattcatacaggagagaaaccctatgattgtaaggaatgtgggaaagcatTCATTTCTCTTCCAAGCTATCGAAGACATATGATAATGCACACTGGAAATGGACCTTATAAATgcaaggaatgtgggaaagcctttgatTGTCCTAGTTCTTTTCAAATCCATGAacgaactcacactggagagaaaccctatgaatgtaaacaGTGTGGTAAAGCCTTCAGTTGTTCCAGTTCCTTTCGAATGCATgaaagaactcacactggagagaaaccccatGAATGTAAACAATGTGGTAAAGCCTTCAGTTGTTCCAGTTCTGTTCGAATACATGAaaggactcacactggagagaaaccctatgaatgtaaacaGTGTGGTAAAGCCTTCAGTTGTTCCAGTTCCTTTCGAATGCATGaaagaattcacactggagagaaaccctatgaatgtaaacaGTGTGGTAAAGCCTttagtttttctagttcctttcgGATGCATGAaaggactcacactggagagaaaccctatgaatgtaaacaATGTGGTAAAGCCTTCAGTTGTTCCAGTTCCTTTCGAATGCATGAAAGGACTCACACtggggagaaaccctatgaatgtaaacaGTGTGGTAAGGCGTTTAGTTGTTCCAGTTCCATTCGAATACATGAaaggactcacactggagagaaaccttatgagTGTAAACAATGTGGTAAGGCCTTCAGTTGTTCTAGTTCTGTTCGAATGCATGAAAGGACTCACACTGGAgtgaaaccctatgaatgtaaacaATGTGATAAAGCCTTCAGTTGCTCACGTTCCTTTCGAATCCATGAacgaactcacactggagagaaaccctatgcaTGTCAACAATGTGGTAAAGCCTTCAAGTGTTCCCGTTCCTTTCGAATACATGAAAGAGTTCATAGTGGAGAGTAA
- the ZNF709 gene encoding zinc finger protein 709 isoform X2, with translation MYLHSQDSVVFEDVAVNFTQEEWALLGPSQKKLYRDVMQETFVNLASIGENWEEKNIEDHKNQGRKLRSHMVERLCERKEGSQFGETISQTPNPKPNKKTFTRVKPYECSVCGKDYMCHSSLNRHMRSHAEHRSYEYHKYGEKSYECKECGKRFSFRSSFRIHERTHTGEKPYKCKQCGKAFSWPSSFQIHERTHTGEKPYECKECGKAFIYHTTFRGHMRMHTGEKPYKCKECGKTFSHPSSFRNHERTHSGEKPYECKQCGKAFRYYQTFQIHERTHTGEKPYQCKQCGKALSCPTSFRSHERIHTGEKPYKCKKCGKAFSFPSSFRKHERIHTGEKPYDCKECGKAFISLPSYRRHMIMHTGNGPYKCKECGKAFDCPSSFQIHERTHTGEKPYECKQCGKAFSCSSSFRMHERTHTGEKPHECKQCGKAFSCSSSVRIHERTHTGEKPYECKQCGKAFSCSSSFRMHERIHTGEKPYECKQCGKAFSFSSSFRMHERTHTGEKPYECKQCGKAFSCSSSFRMHERTHTGEKPYECKQCGKAFSCSSSIRIHERTHTGEKPYECKQCGKAFSCSSSVRMHERTHTGVKPYECKQCDKAFSCSRSFRIHERTHTGEKPYACQQCGKAFKCSRSFRIHERVHSGE, from the exons GACTCAGTGGTCTTTGAGGATGTGGCTGTGAACTTCACCCAGGAGGAGTGGGCTTTGCTGGGTCCCTCTCAGAAGAAACTCTACAGAGATGTGATGCAAGAAACCTTTGTTAACTTGGCCTCTATAG GGGAAAACTGGGAGGAGAAGAACATTGAAGATCACAAAAATCAGGGGAGAAAGCTAAG aagTCATATGGTAGAGAGGCTCTGTGAAAGGAAAGAAGGTAGTCAGTTTGGAGAAACCATCAGTCAGACTCCAAATCCTAAACCAAACAAGAAAACTTTTACTAGAGTAAAACCATATGAATGTAGTGTGTGTGGAAAGGACTATATGTGTCATTCATCTCTTAATAGGCACATGAGATCTCATGCTGAACATAGATCATATGAGTATCACAAATACGGAGAGAAATcatatgaatgtaaggaatgtgggaaaagaTTCAGCTTTCGAAGTTCATTTCGAATACATgaaagaactcacactggagagaaaccctataaatgtaaaCAGTGTGGTAAGGCTTTCAGTTGGCCCAGTTCCTTTCAAATACATGAAAgaactcatactggagagaaaccttatgaatgtaaggaatgtgggaaggccttcatTTATCACACAACCTTTCGAGGACACATGAGAATgcacacaggggagaaaccctataaatgtaaaGAATGCGGGAAAACGTTCAGTCATCCCAGTTCTTTTCGAAATCATGAAAGAACTCActctggagagaaaccctatgaatgtaaacaATGTGGAAAAGCTTTCAGATATTACCAAACCTTTCAAATACATGAAAGGACTCACACTGGGGAAAAACCCTATCAGTGTAAGCAATGTGGTAAAGCTCTTAGTTGTCCCACATCCTTTCGAAGTCATGAAAGgattcacactggagaaaaaccctataaatgtaaaaaatgtggcaaagccttcagTTTTCCTAGTTCCtttagaaaacatgaaagaattcatacaggagagaaaccctatgattgtaaggaatgtgggaaagcatTCATTTCTCTTCCAAGCTATCGAAGACATATGATAATGCACACTGGAAATGGACCTTATAAATgcaaggaatgtgggaaagcctttgatTGTCCTAGTTCTTTTCAAATCCATGAacgaactcacactggagagaaaccctatgaatgtaaacaGTGTGGTAAAGCCTTCAGTTGTTCCAGTTCCTTTCGAATGCATgaaagaactcacactggagagaaaccccatGAATGTAAACAATGTGGTAAAGCCTTCAGTTGTTCCAGTTCTGTTCGAATACATGAaaggactcacactggagagaaaccctatgaatgtaaacaGTGTGGTAAAGCCTTCAGTTGTTCCAGTTCCTTTCGAATGCATGaaagaattcacactggagagaaaccctatgaatgtaaacaGTGTGGTAAAGCCTttagtttttctagttcctttcgGATGCATGAaaggactcacactggagagaaaccctatgaatgtaaacaATGTGGTAAAGCCTTCAGTTGTTCCAGTTCCTTTCGAATGCATGAAAGGACTCACACtggggagaaaccctatgaatgtaaacaGTGTGGTAAGGCGTTTAGTTGTTCCAGTTCCATTCGAATACATGAaaggactcacactggagagaaaccttatgagTGTAAACAATGTGGTAAGGCCTTCAGTTGTTCTAGTTCTGTTCGAATGCATGAAAGGACTCACACTGGAgtgaaaccctatgaatgtaaacaATGTGATAAAGCCTTCAGTTGCTCACGTTCCTTTCGAATCCATGAacgaactcacactggagagaaaccctatgcaTGTCAACAATGTGGTAAAGCCTTCAAGTGTTCCCGTTCCTTTCGAATACATGAAAGAGTTCATAGTGGAGAGTAA
- the ZNF709 gene encoding zinc finger protein 709 isoform X4 has translation MQETFVNLASIGENWEEKNIEDHKNQGRKLRSHMVERLCERKEGSQFGETISQTPNPKPNKKTFTRVKPYECSVCGKDYMCHSSLNRHMRSHAEHRSYEYHKYGEKSYECKECGKRFSFRSSFRIHERTHTGEKPYKCKQCGKAFSWPSSFQIHERTHTGEKPYECKECGKAFIYHTTFRGHMRMHTGEKPYKCKECGKTFSHPSSFRNHERTHSGEKPYECKQCGKAFRYYQTFQIHERTHTGEKPYQCKQCGKALSCPTSFRSHERIHTGEKPYKCKKCGKAFSFPSSFRKHERIHTGEKPYDCKECGKAFISLPSYRRHMIMHTGNGPYKCKECGKAFDCPSSFQIHERTHTGEKPYECKQCGKAFSCSSSFRMHERTHTGEKPHECKQCGKAFSCSSSVRIHERTHTGEKPYECKQCGKAFSCSSSFRMHERIHTGEKPYECKQCGKAFSFSSSFRMHERTHTGEKPYECKQCGKAFSCSSSFRMHERTHTGEKPYECKQCGKAFSCSSSIRIHERTHTGEKPYECKQCGKAFSCSSSVRMHERTHTGVKPYECKQCDKAFSCSRSFRIHERTHTGEKPYACQQCGKAFKCSRSFRIHERVHSGE, from the exons ATGCAAGAAACCTTTGTTAACTTGGCCTCTATAG GGGAAAACTGGGAGGAGAAGAACATTGAAGATCACAAAAATCAGGGGAGAAAGCTAAG aagTCATATGGTAGAGAGGCTCTGTGAAAGGAAAGAAGGTAGTCAGTTTGGAGAAACCATCAGTCAGACTCCAAATCCTAAACCAAACAAGAAAACTTTTACTAGAGTAAAACCATATGAATGTAGTGTGTGTGGAAAGGACTATATGTGTCATTCATCTCTTAATAGGCACATGAGATCTCATGCTGAACATAGATCATATGAGTATCACAAATACGGAGAGAAATcatatgaatgtaaggaatgtgggaaaagaTTCAGCTTTCGAAGTTCATTTCGAATACATgaaagaactcacactggagagaaaccctataaatgtaaaCAGTGTGGTAAGGCTTTCAGTTGGCCCAGTTCCTTTCAAATACATGAAAgaactcatactggagagaaaccttatgaatgtaaggaatgtgggaaggccttcatTTATCACACAACCTTTCGAGGACACATGAGAATgcacacaggggagaaaccctataaatgtaaaGAATGCGGGAAAACGTTCAGTCATCCCAGTTCTTTTCGAAATCATGAAAGAACTCActctggagagaaaccctatgaatgtaaacaATGTGGAAAAGCTTTCAGATATTACCAAACCTTTCAAATACATGAAAGGACTCACACTGGGGAAAAACCCTATCAGTGTAAGCAATGTGGTAAAGCTCTTAGTTGTCCCACATCCTTTCGAAGTCATGAAAGgattcacactggagaaaaaccctataaatgtaaaaaatgtggcaaagccttcagTTTTCCTAGTTCCtttagaaaacatgaaagaattcatacaggagagaaaccctatgattgtaaggaatgtgggaaagcatTCATTTCTCTTCCAAGCTATCGAAGACATATGATAATGCACACTGGAAATGGACCTTATAAATgcaaggaatgtgggaaagcctttgatTGTCCTAGTTCTTTTCAAATCCATGAacgaactcacactggagagaaaccctatgaatgtaaacaGTGTGGTAAAGCCTTCAGTTGTTCCAGTTCCTTTCGAATGCATgaaagaactcacactggagagaaaccccatGAATGTAAACAATGTGGTAAAGCCTTCAGTTGTTCCAGTTCTGTTCGAATACATGAaaggactcacactggagagaaaccctatgaatgtaaacaGTGTGGTAAAGCCTTCAGTTGTTCCAGTTCCTTTCGAATGCATGaaagaattcacactggagagaaaccctatgaatgtaaacaGTGTGGTAAAGCCTttagtttttctagttcctttcgGATGCATGAaaggactcacactggagagaaaccctatgaatgtaaacaATGTGGTAAAGCCTTCAGTTGTTCCAGTTCCTTTCGAATGCATGAAAGGACTCACACtggggagaaaccctatgaatgtaaacaGTGTGGTAAGGCGTTTAGTTGTTCCAGTTCCATTCGAATACATGAaaggactcacactggagagaaaccttatgagTGTAAACAATGTGGTAAGGCCTTCAGTTGTTCTAGTTCTGTTCGAATGCATGAAAGGACTCACACTGGAgtgaaaccctatgaatgtaaacaATGTGATAAAGCCTTCAGTTGCTCACGTTCCTTTCGAATCCATGAacgaactcacactggagagaaaccctatgcaTGTCAACAATGTGGTAAAGCCTTCAAGTGTTCCCGTTCCTTTCGAATACATGAAAGAGTTCATAGTGGAGAGTAA
- the ZNF709 gene encoding zinc finger protein 709 isoform X1, producing MAREPQDKRWMYLHSQDSVVFEDVAVNFTQEEWALLGPSQKKLYRDVMQETFVNLASIGENWEEKNIEDHKNQGRKLRSHMVERLCERKEGSQFGETISQTPNPKPNKKTFTRVKPYECSVCGKDYMCHSSLNRHMRSHAEHRSYEYHKYGEKSYECKECGKRFSFRSSFRIHERTHTGEKPYKCKQCGKAFSWPSSFQIHERTHTGEKPYECKECGKAFIYHTTFRGHMRMHTGEKPYKCKECGKTFSHPSSFRNHERTHSGEKPYECKQCGKAFRYYQTFQIHERTHTGEKPYQCKQCGKALSCPTSFRSHERIHTGEKPYKCKKCGKAFSFPSSFRKHERIHTGEKPYDCKECGKAFISLPSYRRHMIMHTGNGPYKCKECGKAFDCPSSFQIHERTHTGEKPYECKQCGKAFSCSSSFRMHERTHTGEKPHECKQCGKAFSCSSSVRIHERTHTGEKPYECKQCGKAFSCSSSFRMHERIHTGEKPYECKQCGKAFSFSSSFRMHERTHTGEKPYECKQCGKAFSCSSSFRMHERTHTGEKPYECKQCGKAFSCSSSIRIHERTHTGEKPYECKQCGKAFSCSSSVRMHERTHTGVKPYECKQCDKAFSCSRSFRIHERTHTGEKPYACQQCGKAFKCSRSFRIHERVHSGE from the exons GACTCAGTGGTCTTTGAGGATGTGGCTGTGAACTTCACCCAGGAGGAGTGGGCTTTGCTGGGTCCCTCTCAGAAGAAACTCTACAGAGATGTGATGCAAGAAACCTTTGTTAACTTGGCCTCTATAG GGGAAAACTGGGAGGAGAAGAACATTGAAGATCACAAAAATCAGGGGAGAAAGCTAAG aagTCATATGGTAGAGAGGCTCTGTGAAAGGAAAGAAGGTAGTCAGTTTGGAGAAACCATCAGTCAGACTCCAAATCCTAAACCAAACAAGAAAACTTTTACTAGAGTAAAACCATATGAATGTAGTGTGTGTGGAAAGGACTATATGTGTCATTCATCTCTTAATAGGCACATGAGATCTCATGCTGAACATAGATCATATGAGTATCACAAATACGGAGAGAAATcatatgaatgtaaggaatgtgggaaaagaTTCAGCTTTCGAAGTTCATTTCGAATACATgaaagaactcacactggagagaaaccctataaatgtaaaCAGTGTGGTAAGGCTTTCAGTTGGCCCAGTTCCTTTCAAATACATGAAAgaactcatactggagagaaaccttatgaatgtaaggaatgtgggaaggccttcatTTATCACACAACCTTTCGAGGACACATGAGAATgcacacaggggagaaaccctataaatgtaaaGAATGCGGGAAAACGTTCAGTCATCCCAGTTCTTTTCGAAATCATGAAAGAACTCActctggagagaaaccctatgaatgtaaacaATGTGGAAAAGCTTTCAGATATTACCAAACCTTTCAAATACATGAAAGGACTCACACTGGGGAAAAACCCTATCAGTGTAAGCAATGTGGTAAAGCTCTTAGTTGTCCCACATCCTTTCGAAGTCATGAAAGgattcacactggagaaaaaccctataaatgtaaaaaatgtggcaaagccttcagTTTTCCTAGTTCCtttagaaaacatgaaagaattcatacaggagagaaaccctatgattgtaaggaatgtgggaaagcatTCATTTCTCTTCCAAGCTATCGAAGACATATGATAATGCACACTGGAAATGGACCTTATAAATgcaaggaatgtgggaaagcctttgatTGTCCTAGTTCTTTTCAAATCCATGAacgaactcacactggagagaaaccctatgaatgtaaacaGTGTGGTAAAGCCTTCAGTTGTTCCAGTTCCTTTCGAATGCATgaaagaactcacactggagagaaaccccatGAATGTAAACAATGTGGTAAAGCCTTCAGTTGTTCCAGTTCTGTTCGAATACATGAaaggactcacactggagagaaaccctatgaatgtaaacaGTGTGGTAAAGCCTTCAGTTGTTCCAGTTCCTTTCGAATGCATGaaagaattcacactggagagaaaccctatgaatgtaaacaGTGTGGTAAAGCCTttagtttttctagttcctttcgGATGCATGAaaggactcacactggagagaaaccctatgaatgtaaacaATGTGGTAAAGCCTTCAGTTGTTCCAGTTCCTTTCGAATGCATGAAAGGACTCACACtggggagaaaccctatgaatgtaaacaGTGTGGTAAGGCGTTTAGTTGTTCCAGTTCCATTCGAATACATGAaaggactcacactggagagaaaccttatgagTGTAAACAATGTGGTAAGGCCTTCAGTTGTTCTAGTTCTGTTCGAATGCATGAAAGGACTCACACTGGAgtgaaaccctatgaatgtaaacaATGTGATAAAGCCTTCAGTTGCTCACGTTCCTTTCGAATCCATGAacgaactcacactggagagaaaccctatgcaTGTCAACAATGTGGTAAAGCCTTCAAGTGTTCCCGTTCCTTTCGAATACATGAAAGAGTTCATAGTGGAGAGTAA